From a single Maylandia zebra isolate NMK-2024a linkage group LG3, Mzebra_GT3a, whole genome shotgun sequence genomic region:
- the LOC101471941 gene encoding uncharacterized protein LOC101471941: MTPAKFVFCLTCLLLGEMAQVNNQEFFSSGHQERRFISVRTGDSVTLHCYSKNGVTPRFYWYKQTLAEKPRLISTFYVYEQNATFHSEFKSDPRFTLDTQTGQNNLIISDVRISDSATYYCICSYLHTSTFSESITVGVKDSDLNIKAVVQQSASETIQPGSSVTLNCTVYTGACDGEHSIYWFRDSEESHPGLIYTHGGRDDQCERKANRRTHTCVYNLTMESLNVSHAGIYYCAVASCGHILFGGGTTLVFGDEAKSLVLVYVLSGALTFTSTLVVLLTFLLYKMSKRNHFKSGHQQTRLSTTSAEGSHDADNLHYAALSINLPNRLKRQRKTQNECVYSSVKQ, from the exons ATGACACCTGCGAAGTTTGTCTTTTGTCTAACATGTTTGCTCTTAGGGGAAATGG CTCAGGTGAACAACCAGGAGTTCTTCTCGTCTGGTCATCAAGAAAGACGTTTCATATCAGTTAGAACTGGGGACAGCGTGACTTTGcattgttacagtaaaaatggTGTAACTCCACGGTTTTACTGGTATAAGCAAACATTGGCAGAGAAACCAAGACTCATTTCTACCTTCTATGTATATGAACAAAATGCCACATTTCACAGTGAATTCAAGAGTGATCCACGCTTCACCCTGGATACTCAAACAGGTCAAAACAACTTAATAATCTCAGATGTGCGCATTTCAGACTCAGCAACTTACTACTGTATATGTTCCTATTTACACACATCAACATTTTCAGAGAGCATTACTGTTGGTGTTAAAGATTCAGATTTGAACATCAAGGCTGTGGTCCAACAATCAGCTTCTGAAACTATCCAACCAGGAAGCTCTGTGACTCTGAACTGTACAGTATACACTGGGGCTTGTGATGGAGAACACAGTATATACTGGTTCAGAGACTCTGAAGAATCTCATCCAGGACTCATTTACACCCATGGAGGCAGGGATGATCAGTGTGAGAGGAAAGCCAACAGAAGAACACACACCTGTGTCTATAACTTGACAATGGAAAGCCTGAATGTGTCTCATGCTGGGATCTACTACTGTGCTGTTGCCTCATGTGGACACATACTGTTTGGGGGAGGAACCACGCTGGTGTTTGGAG ATGAGGCAAAATCTCTTGTCTTGGTGTACGTCTTGAGTGGAGCATTGACTTTTACCTCCACCCTGGTTGTTTTACTGACTTTTCTTCTCTACAAGATGAGCAAAAGAAACCACTTCAAATCAG GCCATCAACAAACAAGACTTTCAACTACCTCTGCAGAG GGTAGCCATGATGCAGACAACCTCCACTACGCTGCTTTAAGCATTAACCTGCCCAACAGATTGAAAAGACAGAGGAAAACTCAGAATGAATGTGTTTACTCTAGTGTCAAGCAGTAG
- the LOC101471644 gene encoding immunoglobulin gamma-1 heavy chain-like has protein sequence MSTMTSAQFAFYLTCLCLGKMALTKDFKFSFSVHQERRFITSNRGDSVTLTCFYEGDVAARFFWYKLTLGQKPKLISTLYKFDTNATFSDEFKSDPRFTADAEKGKIYLKITNLDISDSATYYCASSYSFKFKFGEGTIINIRGSELDIPTLVQQSASETIQPGGSVTLNCTVHTGTCDEEHSVYWFRDSEESFPRIIYTHRGRNDQCARKLNIQTHTCVYNLPMKSLNTAHAGTYYCAVASCGHILFGNGTKLDLEDDVGFLYLVHVLNGIVAFTCVLSLCLMSVLFAMTKKKSIHFTGSPEHFKGEQNKQIKKTAG, from the exons ATGAGCACAATGACATCTGCACAGTTTGCCTTCTATTTGACATGTTTGTGCTTAGGGAAAATGG CTCTGACGAAAGACTTCAAATTCTCTTTTTCTGTTCATCAAGAAAGACGTTTCATAACATCTAACAGAGGGGACAGCGTGACTTTGACTTGTTTCTATGAAGGAGATGTTGCTGCGAGGTTTTTCTGGTACAAGCTGACTTTGGGACAGAAACCAAAGCTCATTTCTACTCTTTACAAGTTTGACACCAACGCCACCTTTAGTGATGAATTCAAGAGTGATCCACGATTCACAGCTGatgctgaaaaaggaaaaatctacTTAAAGATAACAAATCTGGACATTTCAGACTCTGCTACTTACTATTGTGCAAGTAGCTATTCATTTAAGTTTAAATTTGGAGAGGGCACTATCATCAACATAAGAGGTTCAGAGTTGGATATCCCAACTTTAGTGCAGCAGTCAGCTTCTGAGACCATCCAACCAGGAGGCTCTGTGACTCTGAACTGTACAGTACACACTGGGACCTGTGATGAAGAACACAGTGTTTACTGGTTCAGAGACTCTGAAGAGTCTTTCCCAAGAATCATTTACACCCATAGAGGCAGGAATGATCAGTGTGCGAGGAAACtcaacatacagacacacacatgtgtCTACAACCTGCCAATGAAGAGCCTGAATACGGCTCATGCTGGGACCTACTACTGTGCTGTTGCCTCATGTGGACACATACTGTTTGGAAACGGGACCAAGCTGGACTTAGAAG ATGACGTGGGATTTCTTTACTTGGTGCATGTCCTGAATGGAATTGTTGCATTCACTTGTGTCCTTAGTTTGTGTTTGATGTCCGTATTGTTTGcaatgacaaaaaagaaaagcatccaCTTCACAG GATCACCAGAACATTTTAAgggagaacaaaacaaacagatcaAGAAGACAGCGGGATGA
- the LOC101486581 gene encoding immunoglobulin kappa light chain-like: MVSSVFVFRLLCLFLGKMVQMTESQMFSSVHQESRFISAQVGGNLTLKCFHDGDRSARLYWFKQNLGQKPKIISHFFKYNVNNSSNEELKNNPRFTLDTQDGKYHLTIKDLQVSDSASYYCVYYLYTLTFLENIIISVKGSGVNIKAVVQQSASETIQPGGSVTLNCTVHTGTCDGEHSVYWFKDSGESHPGLIYTHLGRNDQCDNKPSTQTHTCVYSLPMSNLSVSHAGIYYCAVTSCGHILFGNGTKLEPKGTFNSQGLVYFLSGALTFSSILSVLLGYLLYKTNKRNRHQSTESQARFSGPATSSEGYQHADSLHYAALSIKIPKRSRTQRNNTDDECVYSAINK; encoded by the exons ATGGTGTCTTCAGTGTTTGTCTTCAGGCTTCTGTGCCTGTTCTTGGGAAAAATGG TTCAGATGACAGAGTCGCAAATGTTCTCATCTGTTCATCAAGAGTCTCGTTTCATATCAGCTCAAGTTGGTGGAAAcctgacattaaaatgtttCCATGATGGTGACAGGTCTGCAAGACTTTACTGGTTTAAGCAAAATCTGGGACAAAAACCAAAGATCATCTCTCACTTTTTCAAATATAATGTGAACAACTCTTCTAATGAAGAGCTCAAGAACAACCCACGCTTCACACTGGATACACAAGACGGCAAATATCACTTGACGATCAAGGATTTGCAAGTTTCAGACTCAGCTTCTTACTACTGTGTTTACTATTTATACACTTTAACCTTTTTagaaaacatcatcatcagtgtAAAAGGTTCAGGTGTGAACATCAAAGctgtggtccaacagtcagcATCTGAGACCATCCAGCCAGGAGGCTCCGTGACCCTGAACTGTACAGTACACACTGGGACCTGTGATGGAGAGCACAGTGTTTACTGGTTCAAAGACTCAGGCGAATCCCATCCTGGACTCATTTACACACATTTGGGCAGAAACGATCAGTGTGATAACAAACCcagcacacaaacgcacacctGTGTCTACAGCTTGCCAATGAGTAACCTGAGTGTTTCTCATGCTGGGATCTACTACTGTGCTGTTACCTCATGTGGACACATACTATTTGGAAATGGGACCAAGCTGGAGCCTAAAG GCACGTTTAATTCTCAGGGCTTGGTGTATTTCTTGAGCGGAGCTTTGACATTCAGCTCCATCCTCAGTGTTTTACTGGGATACTTGCTGTacaagacaaacaaaagaaacagacaCCAATCGACAG AATCTCAAGCAAGATTTTCAGGCCCCGCAACAAGTTCGGAG GGGTACCAGCATGCTGACAGCCTTCATTATGCTGCTTTAAGCATTAAAATCCCCAAGAGATCAAgaacacagagaaacaacacCGACGATGAATGTGTTTACTCTGCTATAAACAAATAA
- the LOC143416746 gene encoding uncharacterized protein LOC143416746, producing MASAHIVFYVISLFLGVIAQKNNLHLSSSVHEEARFISAKSGDSVTLHCYYEQNVAARFYWYKQTLGEKPKLISTFYKSETNFVQFHHPFKNNARFRLDNEKGKNHLIISDLSVSDSATYYCICSYLYTSTFLETIIVSVNDLDLNVRALVHQSASETIQPGGSVSLHCMVYTMLSCDGEHSVYWFKDSEDSQPGLIYTHGVRNDQCERKANKSTHTCVYNLRMESLNVSQTGIYYCAVVSCGHILFGNGTKLDFGGFTDSPALMYFLSTALTLTTIISVLSTFLVYKMKERNNCRSRG from the exons ATGGCATCTGCACACATTGTCTTCTATGTGATATCTTTGTTCTTGGGTGTAATTG CTCAGAAGAACAACCTGCATTTATCCTCCTCTGTTCATGAAGAAGCACGTTTTATATCAGCTAAATCTGGAGACAGCGTGACTTTACATTGTTACTATGAACAGAATGTTGCTGCACGTTTTTACTGGTATAAACAAACTTTAGGAGAGAAACCAAAACTCATTTCTACCTTCTATAAGTCAGAAACCAATTTTGTACAATTTCATCATCCATTCAAGAATAATGCACGCTTCAGACTAGataatgaaaaaggaaaaaaccacTTGATTATCTCAGACTTAAGTGTTTCAGACTCAGCAACTTACTACTGTATATGTTCCTATTTGTATACATCAACATTCTTAGAGACCATTATTGTCAGTGTTAATGATTTAGATTTAAACGTACGAGCTTTAGTTCATCAGTCAGCATCTGAGACCATCCAGCCAGGAGGCTCTGTAAGTCTGCACTGTATGGTGTACACTATgctgagctgtgatggagaacaCAGTGTTTACTGGTTCAAAGACTCTGAAGATTCTCAACCAGGACTCATTTACACCCATGGAGTCAGGAATGATCAGTGTGAGAGGAAAGCtaacaaaagcacacacacctgtgTCTATAACTTGAGAATGGAGAGCCTGAATGTGTCTCAGACTGGGATCTACTACTGTGCTGTTGTCTCATGTGGACACATACTGTTTGGAAACGGGACCAAGCTGGACTTTGGGG GATTTACAGATTCTCCTGCCCTGATGTATTTCTTAAGCACAGCTTTAACGCTCACCACCATCATCAGCGTGTTATCAACTTTTTTAGTGTATAAGATGAAAGAGAGGAACAACTGCCGATCCAGAGGTTAG
- the LOC101486288 gene encoding immunoglobulin kappa light chain-like, whose translation MTPPNFVFYVTCLIFGNLVQLTHQNFSVTHKQERRFVSAIVGERLTLQCFYEASDATRFYWYKQSLGQKPKPISTQYVFKANGTFHDEFENNPRFTLDTDIGKNHLYITNLQKSDSGSYYCARRVSLVLEFAEGTTVSVKGSGLNIKALVQQSASETIQPGGSVTLNCTVYTGTCDEDHSVYWFKDSGDFYPGLLYTHGGRNDQCEKNKQTYNCTYNLPMESINVSHAGTYYCAVASCGHILFGEGTTLKYKDKNKSHFLVYFLSGALAFTFTMVVSLAFVLYKMNKRKNFQSEAQARFPAPSVENAHTDNLHYASINVNISRKSKKERNSKTECVYSSVKQ comes from the exons ATGACACCTCCCAACTTTGTTTTCTATGTGACATGTCTGATCTTTGGAAATTTAG TTCAGTTGACTCACCAGAATTTCTCCGTAACTCATAAGCAAGAGAGACGGTTTGTATCAGCTATTGTTGGTGAACGCTTGACTTTACAATGTTTCTATGAAGCCAGTGATGCAACGAGGTTCTACTGGTACAAGCAGAGTCTTGGACAGAAACCAAAGCCCATCTCTACTCAGTatgtttttaaagcaaatggGACTTTTCATGATGAATTCGAGAACAATCCACGCTTCACCCTGGATACAGACATAGGGAAAAACCACTTGTATATAACAAACTTGCAGAAGTCAGACTCAGGTTCTTACTACTGTGCAAGGCGGGTTTCTTTAGTCCTAGAATTTGCAGAAGGCACTACTGTCAGTGTAAAAGGTTCAGGTTTAAACATCAAAGCTTTAGTGCAGCAGTCAGCATCTGAGACCATCCAGCCAGGAGGCTCTGTGACTCTGAACTGTACAGTATACACTGGGACCTGTGATGAAGATCATAGTGTTTACTGGTTCAAAGACTCTGGAGATTTTTACCCAGGACTTCTTTACACCCATGGAGGCAGGAACGATCAGTGTgagaagaacaaacaaacatacaactgCACTTACAACCTGCCTATGGAGAGCATAAATGTGTCTCATGCTGGAACCTACTACTGTGCTGTTGCCTCATGTGGACACATACTGTTCGGAGAAGGAACTACTCTGAAATATAAGG ACAAGAATAAATCTCACTTCTTGGTGTATTTCTTGAGTGGAGCATTGGCTTTCACCTTCACCATGGTGGTTTCTCTGGCTTTCGTACTCTACAagatgaataaaagaaaaaacttccAATCAG aGGCTCAAGCAAGATTTCCAGCTCCCTCTGTAGAG AATGCTCATACAGACAACCTCCACTATGCTTCTATAAATGTTAACATTTCCAGAAAATCAAAGAAAGAGAGGAACAGCAAGACCGAATGTGTTTACTCCAGTGTGAAGCAGTAG